In the Candidatus Woesearchaeota archaeon genome, one interval contains:
- a CDS encoding site-2 protease family protein, translated as MSFVDSGWFVLSFYVAIVLLVYLNRKHFIIQSKIIALYKTKIGLKLMDSWSSKYREYFRVLGFIGIGVGFAGVIGMFYLLVKNLVDIVMMPSAASAVSLVIPGVAVPGSPVTIPLFSGWIALFLVVVVHEFSHGVIARTHKIKVKSSGIFFLGPLMGAFVEPDEKQLRASSDTTQYSVYAAGPFSNVLLAIACLALLSFAFNPLADAMVNPLGVQVVDTFPNMSAADAGIQKDMVITQVNGVEVRTFEDFSSELKYLRPGDDVQVKADNKKFSFEVGPNPDDERSAFLGVMVSSAPKTELKSELLSFKILSWIVKAILELLVVTAILSLGIGLANLLPLGPVDGGRMLQVLTHRAKGKTKGNKIWKRVALITLILLAVNLIWPFIQWLLNVAV; from the coding sequence ATGAGTTTTGTTGATTCTGGATGGTTTGTTCTTAGTTTCTATGTTGCGATTGTTTTGCTTGTTTATCTAAACAGAAAACATTTTATTATTCAAAGTAAGATAATTGCACTTTATAAAACTAAGATCGGCTTAAAACTTATGGACTCGTGGAGTTCTAAATACAGAGAATATTTCCGAGTACTAGGTTTTATTGGTATTGGTGTAGGTTTTGCAGGAGTAATAGGTATGTTCTATCTTCTTGTTAAAAATCTTGTTGACATTGTGATGATGCCAAGTGCTGCAAGCGCAGTATCTTTAGTAATACCAGGGGTGGCAGTTCCAGGGTCACCTGTTACGATTCCATTATTTTCTGGATGGATTGCGTTATTTTTGGTAGTTGTCGTTCACGAATTTTCTCACGGAGTTATTGCAAGAACTCATAAAATCAAAGTTAAGTCAAGTGGTATTTTTTTCTTAGGACCTTTAATGGGTGCATTTGTTGAGCCTGACGAAAAACAATTACGTGCATCATCAGATACTACTCAATATAGTGTTTATGCAGCAGGTCCTTTTTCTAATGTATTGTTGGCAATAGCATGTTTGGCTTTGTTATCTTTCGCATTTAATCCTTTAGCAGATGCAATGGTAAATCCTCTTGGAGTTCAAGTTGTTGATACGTTTCCTAATATGAGTGCTGCAGATGCAGGCATACAAAAAGATATGGTTATCACTCAAGTAAATGGGGTTGAAGTAAGAACATTTGAAGATTTTTCAAGTGAGCTCAAGTATTTGCGTCCGGGAGATGATGTTCAAGTTAAGGCAGATAATAAGAAGTTTTCATTTGAAGTGGGTCCAAATCCTGATGATGAAAGAAGTGCATTTTTAGGTGTTATGGTATCATCTGCGCCGAAGACTGAATTAAAAAGTGAACTCTTAAGTTTCAAAATTTTAAGTTGGATTGTAAAAGCAATTCTTGAATTGTTAGTTGTTACGGCAATTTTAAGTTTAGGTATTGGTTTGGCAAACTTACTTCCTTTAGGGCCTGTTGATGGTGGAAGAATGCTTCAAGTATTAACTCATCGTGCAAAAGGTAAAACAAAAGGCAATAAGATTTGGAAACGAGTTGCGCTAATAACTCTTATTTTACTTGCAGTTAATTTAATTTGGCCATTTATTCAATGGTTGTTAAATGTTGCTGTTTAA
- the rpl40e gene encoding 50S ribosomal protein L40e (contains a zinc-finger motif) produces the protein MAKFEEANARFFKNIFVCKRCKHKIRAPGLKVIQGKISCRHCKGKALRPKRKK, from the coding sequence ATGGCAAAATTTGAAGAAGCAAATGCACGATTTTTTAAAAACATTTTCGTGTGTAAGCGTTGTAAACATAAAATTAGAGCGCCAGGTTTAAAAGTTATTCAAGGTAAAATTTCTTGTAGACATTGCAAGGGTAAAGCCTTAAGACCTAAGCGTAAGAAATAA
- a CDS encoding translation initiation factor IF-5A, whose amino-acid sequence MKGETKKIEVSSIQRGSYMIVDGVASKVTDVSVSRPGKHGHAKARITAMGLLDGKKRIVVMPGHDHVDAPIIDKRNAQVLSIAGDKANIMDSETFETFDLLIPDELKDDVVEGCTVLFWVVLDQMVMKQVKG is encoded by the coding sequence ATGAAAGGTGAAACAAAAAAGATTGAAGTATCCAGTATTCAACGAGGTAGTTATATGATTGTTGATGGTGTGGCAAGTAAAGTTACAGACGTATCAGTTAGTCGTCCTGGAAAACACGGTCACGCAAAAGCAAGAATCACTGCAATGGGTCTTTTAGATGGAAAAAAGAGAATTGTTGTAATGCCTGGACACGATCATGTTGATGCACCTATTATTGATAAACGAAATGCGCAGGTCCTATCTATCGCAGGTGATAAGGCAAATATTATGGACTCTGAAACCTTTGAAACATTTGATTTATTGATTCCTGATGAACTAAAAGATGACGTTGTTGAAGGATGTACTGTTCTTTTCTGGGTTGTACTTGATCAGATGGTTATGAAACAAGTTAAAGGATAA
- a CDS encoding histone family protein — protein MSASQSKRLLPLAAMEKILKQCGAERVSDKAKEALKNVIEDIAEEIAENAVKLAVHAGRKTVKAGDIKLAAK, from the coding sequence ATGAGTGCTAGTCAAAGTAAAAGATTATTGCCTTTAGCAGCTATGGAAAAAATTCTTAAGCAATGTGGCGCAGAACGTGTTTCTGACAAAGCTAAAGAAGCGTTAAAGAATGTTATTGAAGATATTGCAGAAGAGATTGCTGAAAATGCAGTTAAGTTAGCAGTTCATGCAGGGCGTAAAACTGTTAAAGCTGGAGATATCAAATTAGCAGCTAAATAA
- the add gene encoding adenosine deaminase — translation MNSFKYIQPLNKYKKKSDLEFPTIAWIKKIPKTDIHVHLGGSMRITTLIDEAKRQKIKLPSYNIETLKKLVIKENALDLEEYLKAFHLTESVMKSERTLKRVAFELVVDCVSENVRLLEVRFAPTNYVTPKLKLPQIIEAVLEGLDAGKKYCKEKLKKRIHVGLIVCGIRTDKSATEEAVRIAINYYGQGVVGFDIAGAEYGHRPKELEKVCMPVFKHHVPVTIHAGEAYGAKSISESLVYLRAKRIGHGTHVLGSTLLVREANTSRLPFEVCISSNVHTKTIPSIQAHPIRQMMMRGLRVCINTDNRLVSNTNITKEMYLLVNHLGFRKGDLKKLVKNGVKAAFIDKDTTDEILTEFDTSLDLL, via the coding sequence ATGAACAGCTTCAAATACATCCAACCATTAAATAAGTATAAAAAAAAGTCAGACTTAGAATTTCCAACTATTGCTTGGATTAAAAAAATTCCAAAAACTGACATTCATGTTCATCTTGGTGGTAGCATGAGAATTACAACTTTGATTGATGAAGCTAAACGTCAAAAAATTAAACTTCCTTCTTATAATATTGAAACACTTAAAAAATTGGTAATAAAAGAAAATGCCCTGGATCTTGAAGAATATCTTAAAGCGTTTCATTTAACTGAAAGTGTGATGAAAAGTGAGCGTACATTAAAACGAGTTGCATTCGAACTTGTTGTTGATTGTGTTTCTGAAAATGTGCGTCTTCTTGAAGTACGATTTGCGCCGACAAACTATGTTACTCCAAAACTTAAACTTCCTCAAATTATTGAAGCAGTTCTTGAAGGATTGGATGCAGGAAAAAAATATTGTAAAGAAAAATTAAAAAAGCGAATTCATGTTGGTTTAATTGTTTGTGGAATTAGAACAGATAAATCTGCAACTGAAGAAGCAGTTAGAATTGCAATTAATTATTATGGTCAGGGGGTTGTTGGATTTGATATTGCGGGAGCAGAATATGGTCATAGGCCAAAAGAATTAGAAAAAGTTTGTATGCCTGTTTTTAAGCATCATGTTCCGGTCACAATTCATGCTGGTGAAGCATATGGTGCTAAAAGTATTTCTGAATCATTAGTTTACTTAAGGGCAAAACGTATTGGTCATGGAACTCATGTGTTGGGTAGTACTCTATTGGTGAGGGAAGCAAATACGAGTAGACTTCCATTCGAAGTTTGTATCTCAAGTAATGTTCATACAAAAACAATACCGTCAATTCAAGCACACCCGATTCGTCAAATGATGATGCGCGGGTTACGAGTTTGTATTAATACTGATAATCGTTTAGTTAGCAACACCAATATTACTAAAGAAATGTATTTATTGGTAAATCATCTTGGATTTAGAAAAGGAGATCTAAAAAAACTGGTTAAGAATGGGGTTAAAGCAGCATTTATTGATAAAGATACTACTGATGAAATTTTAACTGAGTTTGATACTTCATTAGATTTATTGTAA
- the cyaB gene encoding class IV adenylate cyclase: protein MKEIEVKILDIDKEKIVTKLLDLGAKKVFEGDMNIEFFDYPDKRLKNENKILRLRTKGDQAELTFKHALSREGVKIAEEIETHTDDFETTREIIEQIGLKLLIQTQKHRESYLLQISEKEKIQFEFDTHKGIPTFLEIEASSVELVETYVNKLGFNMQDTTTMNGKQVMEKYGQKLSKLF from the coding sequence ATGAAAGAAATAGAAGTAAAAATACTAGATATTGACAAAGAAAAAATTGTTACAAAGTTATTAGATCTTGGAGCAAAAAAAGTTTTCGAAGGAGATATGAACATCGAATTCTTCGACTATCCCGATAAACGATTAAAAAATGAGAATAAAATTTTACGTTTGCGTACAAAAGGAGATCAGGCAGAATTGACATTTAAACACGCATTGAGTCGAGAAGGAGTGAAAATTGCAGAAGAAATAGAAACTCACACAGATGATTTTGAGACTACGCGAGAAATAATAGAACAAATAGGATTAAAATTATTAATCCAAACACAAAAACACAGAGAATCATATTTACTACAAATTTCTGAAAAAGAAAAAATACAATTTGAATTTGATACGCACAAGGGAATCCCAACATTTCTTGAAATTGAAGCAAGCAGCGTTGAACTTGTTGAAACATATGTGAACAAATTAGGATTTAATATGCAAGATACAACTACCATGAACGGCAAACAAGTAATGGAGAAATATGGCCAAAAATTATCAAAATTATTTTAG
- a CDS encoding NUDIX domain-containing protein produces the protein MAEEEMLIVVDEQDNIIRHATRHECHEKKLLHRIIEVLVFKDNTYKEVLIQKRSSTKKVEHNMFALTEGHVGKGETYSLAARREVAEELFCEKELPSDVEIEELFKISKLEGDPTFMQVFRIIHPGPFNIDLVEVGEVFFQDINKVIKNITESPDEYTHSCRYVLEEYQNKFMN, from the coding sequence ATGGCTGAAGAAGAAATGCTAATTGTTGTGGATGAGCAAGACAATATTATCAGACATGCGACAAGACATGAATGTCATGAAAAAAAATTATTACACAGAATAATTGAAGTGCTCGTTTTCAAAGATAATACATACAAAGAAGTCTTAATTCAAAAAAGAAGCAGCACTAAAAAAGTAGAACATAATATGTTCGCACTCACAGAAGGCCATGTTGGCAAAGGAGAAACTTATTCATTAGCTGCAAGACGCGAAGTAGCAGAAGAATTATTTTGCGAAAAAGAATTACCTTCCGACGTTGAAATTGAAGAATTATTTAAAATTTCAAAACTTGAAGGAGATCCGACATTCATGCAAGTTTTTAGAATTATTCATCCAGGACCATTTAACATAGACCTCGTCGAAGTTGGAGAAGTATTTTTTCAAGACATAAATAAAGTTATTAAAAACATAACTGAAAGCCCTGATGAATACACCCACTCATGCAGATATGTTTTAGAAGAATATCAAAACAAATTTATGAATTAA
- a CDS encoding peptide chain release factor aRF-1 produces the protein MAITEKDKFKLKKFVKQIASYRGRHTELVTVYVPAGYDINAISNHLSQEQGTASNIKSKNTRENVIGALERMIQHLKLIPKTPPNGLAIFSGNVSEREGQDDIKVWSLEPPVPLNFRTYRCDKEFIVEPLQEMIDTDEIYGLVVLDQRDGMLALLKGKAIIPLKKTHSEVPGKMRAGGQSAPRFQRLREGAVKDHFKKIADYMKENFLHLEKLKGIIIGGPGTTVNNFLNKDYITGDVKKKIIGSKDLSYTGEFGLNELVDKAQDLLAEEGIADEKKLMGVFFGHLAKDQNMVAYGKAQVKKVLEMGAVETVLVSDSCEDEEIEELEEIAINLGSDVQIISTDTREGVQLKDMGKFAAILRYPVQS, from the coding sequence ATGGCTATTACAGAAAAAGATAAATTTAAACTTAAAAAATTTGTTAAACAAATTGCGAGTTATCGTGGTAGGCATACTGAGCTTGTTACTGTTTATGTTCCTGCGGGTTATGATATTAATGCAATTTCAAATCATCTTTCACAAGAGCAAGGAACTGCTTCTAATATTAAGTCAAAAAATACTAGGGAAAATGTTATTGGTGCATTGGAACGTATGATTCAACATCTAAAATTAATTCCAAAAACTCCTCCGAATGGTCTTGCAATTTTTTCGGGAAATGTTTCTGAAAGGGAAGGTCAAGATGATATTAAAGTTTGGTCACTTGAACCTCCAGTCCCCCTTAATTTTAGGACTTATAGGTGTGATAAGGAATTTATTGTTGAACCATTACAAGAAATGATTGATACGGATGAGATTTATGGTCTTGTTGTTTTAGATCAAAGGGATGGTATGCTTGCACTTCTTAAGGGTAAAGCAATTATTCCATTGAAAAAAACACATAGTGAAGTTCCAGGTAAAATGCGTGCTGGAGGTCAATCCGCTCCTCGTTTTCAACGTTTAAGGGAGGGTGCAGTTAAAGATCATTTCAAAAAAATTGCGGATTACATGAAAGAAAATTTTCTTCATCTTGAAAAACTTAAAGGAATAATCATTGGTGGTCCAGGAACTACTGTTAATAATTTTTTAAATAAAGATTATATTACGGGAGATGTCAAAAAAAAAATTATTGGTTCTAAAGATTTATCGTATACTGGTGAATTTGGCTTAAACGAACTTGTTGATAAAGCTCAAGATCTTCTTGCAGAAGAAGGAATTGCTGATGAAAAGAAATTAATGGGTGTGTTTTTTGGGCATCTGGCAAAAGATCAAAATATGGTCGCGTACGGTAAAGCTCAAGTCAAAAAAGTATTGGAGATGGGTGCGGTAGAAACTGTTCTAGTATCTGATTCTTGTGAAGATGAAGAAATTGAAGAGTTAGAAGAAATCGCAATTAATCTTGGGTCTGATGTTCAAATAATTTCTACTGACACTCGCGAGGGTGTTCAATTAAAAGATATGGGTAAATTTGCAGCAATATTGCGTTATCCTGTTCAGAGTTAA